Proteins encoded within one genomic window of Bradyrhizobium sp. 186:
- a CDS encoding ABC transporter permease → MSRVTLLALQVLVAVVCIALWQLLSTVPVFGKILLPPFFFSNPVDVFSQIVKWFLSGVIWKHLWITLVESLLAFVIGSLGGVLVGFWFARQPLVAAVFDPYVKMVNALPRVVLAPIFALWLGLGIWSKVALGVTLVFFIVFFNVYQGVKEVSRTILDNGRMLGMSERQLMQHVYWPSALSWMFSSLHTSVGFAVVGAVVGEYLGSAAGLGYLIQQAEGVFDVAGVFAGMFVLSAFVILIDYGVTLVERRLLVWRPTVDGRG, encoded by the coding sequence ATGTCGCGCGTGACGCTGCTTGCGCTGCAAGTCCTGGTCGCCGTCGTCTGCATCGCGCTGTGGCAATTGCTCTCGACTGTTCCCGTGTTCGGCAAGATCCTGCTGCCGCCGTTCTTCTTCTCCAACCCGGTCGACGTGTTCAGCCAGATCGTCAAATGGTTTTTATCGGGCGTGATCTGGAAGCATCTCTGGATCACGCTGGTGGAGTCGCTCCTGGCCTTCGTGATCGGATCGCTCGGCGGCGTGCTGGTCGGCTTCTGGTTCGCGCGTCAGCCGCTCGTCGCCGCGGTATTCGATCCCTACGTGAAAATGGTCAACGCGCTGCCGCGCGTCGTGCTGGCGCCGATCTTCGCGCTGTGGCTCGGCCTCGGCATCTGGTCCAAGGTTGCTCTCGGCGTGACGCTCGTCTTCTTCATCGTGTTCTTCAACGTCTATCAGGGAGTCAAGGAGGTCAGCCGCACCATCCTGGACAATGGCCGCATGCTCGGCATGAGCGAGCGCCAGCTGATGCAGCACGTTTATTGGCCCTCGGCGCTGTCCTGGATGTTCTCGTCGCTGCACACCTCGGTCGGCTTTGCCGTGGTCGGCGCGGTCGTCGGCGAATATCTGGGATCGGCGGCGGGGCTCGGCTATCTGATCCAGCAGGCCGAAGGCGTGTTCGATGTCGCCGGCGTGTTCGCCGGCATGTTCGTGCTGTCGGCCTTCGTCATCCTGATCGACTATGGGGTTACGCTGGTGGAGCGGAGACTATTGGTTTGGCGGCCGACCGTGGACGGGCGCGGCTAG
- a CDS encoding cupin domain-containing protein translates to MNRLAIGLSIATAFAAGCGATHLLRPAVAAENITPQIIHTGEMEGDPLGNANNVGYRSKMFASADGATISIQVGNVPKHMHPNTNEIQYILDGTGTIWLGDKEVTVKPGDLVIIPKGTPHGGTKPISGQVKAIAIKTPPQAPDDTKLLD, encoded by the coding sequence ATGAATCGCCTTGCAATCGGGCTGTCGATCGCCACCGCTTTTGCCGCCGGATGCGGCGCGACCCACCTGCTGCGGCCGGCGGTGGCCGCGGAGAATATCACCCCGCAGATCATCCACACCGGCGAGATGGAAGGCGACCCACTCGGGAACGCCAACAATGTCGGCTACCGTTCCAAGATGTTCGCGAGCGCCGACGGCGCCACCATCTCGATCCAGGTCGGCAATGTGCCGAAGCACATGCATCCCAACACCAACGAGATTCAGTACATCCTGGACGGGACCGGAACCATCTGGCTCGGCGACAAGGAAGTGACGGTGAAGCCCGGCGACCTCGTCATCATTCCGAAGGGAACGCCGCATGGCGGCACCAAGCCGATCAGCGGACAGGTCAAGGCGATCGCAATCAAGACGCCGCCGCAGGCACCTGACGACACCAAGCTTTTGGACTGA
- a CDS encoding ABC transporter substrate-binding protein — translation MKNTIARLAGALLALTLTTGLAAAQSKVTVAIGGGACLCYLPTVLAKQLGEYDKAGLSVELVDLKGGSDALKAVLGGSADVVSGYFDHCVNLAAKKQELQAFVVYDRYPGLVLVVSPSHTNEIKSVKDLAGKKVGVSAPGSSTDFFLKYMLKKNGLDPAGTAVIGVGLGATAVAAMEQGQIDAAVMLDPSVTVLQGSHKDLRILSDTRTQKDTLETFGGEYPGGALYSTAAWVNGHEKEVQALTNAILGTLAWIHSHSPEEIMAKMPEEMVGKNKDLYLAALKNTIPMFSETGKMDPKGADAVLAVFSVGSPDVANAKIDVSKTFTNRYVEQSKKTTGVNAK, via the coding sequence ATGAAGAACACGATTGCCAGGCTCGCCGGCGCGCTGCTGGCGCTGACGCTCACCACCGGTCTTGCCGCGGCGCAAAGCAAGGTCACCGTCGCGATCGGCGGCGGCGCCTGCCTGTGCTATCTGCCGACGGTGCTGGCTAAACAACTTGGCGAGTACGACAAGGCCGGCCTCAGCGTCGAGCTCGTCGACCTCAAGGGTGGCTCGGATGCGCTCAAGGCCGTGCTCGGCGGCAGCGCCGACGTCGTCTCCGGCTATTTCGACCATTGCGTCAATCTCGCCGCCAAGAAGCAGGAGCTTCAGGCCTTCGTGGTCTATGACCGCTATCCCGGCCTCGTGCTGGTGGTCTCGCCGTCGCACACGAACGAAATCAAGTCGGTCAAGGATCTCGCCGGCAAGAAGGTCGGCGTCAGCGCACCGGGTTCCTCTACCGACTTCTTCCTGAAGTATATGCTGAAGAAGAACGGCCTCGATCCGGCCGGCACCGCCGTGATCGGCGTCGGTCTCGGCGCCACCGCGGTCGCCGCCATGGAGCAGGGACAGATCGACGCGGCCGTGATGCTCGATCCCTCCGTTACCGTGCTCCAGGGCAGCCACAAGGACCTGCGCATCCTCAGCGACACCCGCACCCAGAAGGATACGCTCGAGACGTTCGGCGGCGAATATCCGGGTGGCGCGCTGTACTCGACTGCGGCCTGGGTCAACGGCCACGAGAAGGAGGTGCAGGCGCTCACCAATGCGATCCTGGGCACGCTCGCCTGGATCCATTCGCATTCGCCCGAGGAGATCATGGCGAAGATGCCGGAGGAGATGGTCGGCAAGAACAAGGATCTCTATCTCGCCGCGCTGAAGAACACGATTCCGATGTTCTCCGAAACCGGCAAGATGGACCCGAAGGGGGCGGACGCCGTGCTCGCGGTGTTCAGCGTCGGCTCGCCTGACGTGGCCAACGCGAAGATCGACGTCAGCAAGACCTTTACCAATAGGTATGTCGAACAGTCCAAGAAGACCACAGGAGTGAATGCCAAATAG
- a CDS encoding NUDIX hydrolase, whose translation MTSPVIHRVATLDLAVRPIAWPFAEERRAEIAAHFAEKQRERPKIWNGRVLLGRDAVFTDGHLAATYFETDFASFLAWRDWGFPDPAVFNGFGMGALCASDGVFVMGEMAQHTANAGRIYFPSGTPDLDDVRHGTLDIPGSVVRETAEETGLTAVDYRAEADWHCVVTGHAIAMIQVLNLDMPGEAVRTRIEANLAREAEPELSAIHLVRGMSDLTPSMPRFVTAFVEQQFASR comes from the coding sequence ATGACGTCACCGGTCATTCATCGCGTCGCGACGCTCGATCTTGCCGTGCGCCCGATCGCGTGGCCGTTCGCAGAAGAGCGGCGCGCCGAGATCGCGGCGCATTTTGCCGAGAAGCAGCGCGAGCGGCCGAAAATCTGGAACGGCCGCGTTCTGCTCGGGCGCGATGCCGTGTTCACGGACGGTCATCTCGCCGCGACCTATTTCGAGACCGACTTCGCGAGCTTCCTCGCCTGGCGCGACTGGGGCTTTCCTGATCCTGCCGTGTTCAACGGCTTTGGCATGGGCGCGCTATGCGCCTCCGACGGCGTCTTCGTTATGGGCGAGATGGCGCAGCACACCGCCAATGCGGGACGCATCTATTTCCCGTCGGGCACGCCCGATCTCGACGATGTCAGGCACGGGACGCTCGACATTCCCGGCAGTGTCGTCCGCGAGACCGCGGAGGAGACCGGCCTGACCGCGGTCGACTACCGAGCCGAGGCGGACTGGCACTGCGTGGTCACCGGCCACGCGATTGCAATGATTCAGGTTCTCAACCTTGATATGCCGGGCGAGGCGGTTCGCACCCGGATCGAAGCGAATCTCGCGCGCGAGGCCGAGCCCGAATTGTCGGCGATTCATCTCGTGCGCGGGATGAGTGATCTCACGCCGTCCATGCCGCGATTTGTCACGGCCTTCGTCGAGCAGCAGTTCGCTTCGCGCTGA
- a CDS encoding ABC transporter substrate-binding protein, whose product MRLRMAARSVRGMLIAIAATGLMASAQAQEKKIKIGVVFDLTGPLAGGGSELGYIGAKIILDHFAKTGVEGYKIEAVYADAQSKPDIAINESVRLLEQEKVDMVLGFFSSAQCVPVAARVEQLKKFMWMTTCISSAVFNDKGYKYVFRPQASGDQFGMMTMDFIAQNAKQKFDKEPKDLRVAIIHEDGAYGVDVSKGNEAGAKKAGFNLVMKEGYSATAPDLSALVTKLKRAKPDVIFHTGYNPDITLLLRQAREQGLKFGALMGHGAGYGVYEKLREGMGADATYIFNTDPISIWLANQKTMDPKLPPVIKMVGEEFDKIRPGVAIRSAHVGIGASNTYVFMADVLPRAIKKYGGVDPDALRKAALDTDIPEGGTMLGFGVKFYGEGTPMAGQNERSFPVVIQYLDDKSHVVWPKSQAQREAVLPLPKGTTYSNQ is encoded by the coding sequence ATGCGCCTGCGCATGGCTGCCCGCTCGGTACGTGGGATGTTGATCGCGATTGCCGCGACAGGCTTGATGGCTTCGGCCCAGGCTCAAGAGAAGAAGATCAAAATCGGCGTCGTGTTCGACCTGACCGGGCCTCTCGCGGGCGGCGGGTCTGAGCTCGGCTATATCGGTGCGAAAATCATCCTCGACCATTTCGCCAAGACCGGCGTCGAGGGTTACAAGATCGAGGCGGTCTATGCCGATGCGCAGAGCAAGCCCGACATCGCCATCAACGAATCCGTTCGCCTGCTCGAGCAGGAAAAGGTCGACATGGTGCTCGGCTTCTTCTCCTCGGCCCAATGCGTGCCGGTCGCGGCCCGCGTCGAGCAGCTCAAGAAGTTCATGTGGATGACGACCTGCATCTCGTCGGCCGTGTTCAACGACAAGGGCTACAAATACGTGTTCCGCCCGCAGGCGAGCGGCGACCAGTTCGGCATGATGACGATGGATTTCATCGCGCAGAATGCCAAGCAGAAGTTCGACAAGGAGCCGAAGGACCTGCGCGTCGCGATTATCCACGAGGACGGCGCTTATGGCGTCGACGTCTCCAAGGGCAATGAGGCCGGCGCCAAAAAGGCGGGCTTCAACCTCGTCATGAAGGAGGGCTACTCCGCAACCGCGCCGGATCTGTCGGCGCTGGTGACCAAGCTGAAGCGCGCCAAGCCCGACGTCATTTTCCATACCGGCTACAATCCCGACATCACGCTGTTGTTGCGGCAGGCCCGCGAGCAGGGGTTGAAGTTCGGCGCGCTGATGGGGCATGGCGCCGGCTACGGCGTCTATGAGAAGCTGAGGGAGGGCATGGGCGCGGACGCCACCTATATCTTCAACACCGACCCGATCTCGATCTGGCTCGCCAACCAGAAGACCATGGATCCGAAACTCCCGCCTGTGATCAAGATGGTCGGCGAGGAGTTCGACAAGATCAGGCCCGGCGTCGCCATCCGCTCGGCCCATGTCGGTATCGGTGCGTCCAACACCTACGTGTTCATGGCCGATGTGCTGCCGCGCGCGATCAAGAAGTACGGCGGGGTCGATCCCGACGCACTGCGCAAGGCCGCGCTTGACACCGACATCCCCGAAGGCGGCACCATGCTCGGCTTCGGCGTCAAGTTCTATGGCGAGGGCACGCCGATGGCAGGCCAGAACGAGCGTTCGTTCCCGGTCGTGATTCAGTATCTCGACGACAAATCCCATGTGGTGTGGCCCAAGAGCCAGGCGCAGCGCGAGGCCGTGCTGCCGCTGCCGAAGGGCACCACCTACAGCAACCAGTAG
- a CDS encoding ABC transporter ATP-binding protein, translating into MLEVSGLVKRFGGFTAVNNVSFRVDQGEILGLIGPNGSGKSTIFNMLSGTLAPTSGSILFAGHEIAGLAPHRIINRGIGRTFQIPRPFRRLTIFENVALAGFYGQGRHSRAKAEEAAERSLAMVGLPTDRHASVDGLGAASLKKLELAKALATAPKLLLADESLGGLDETEMDQAADMLRNIRDELGITIIWVEHIMGVLMRVVDRVMVLDHGEKISEGLPSAVAGDPRVIEVYLGTDAETTQAAAAEARRRAGG; encoded by the coding sequence GTGCTGGAAGTCAGCGGGCTGGTGAAGCGCTTCGGTGGCTTCACCGCCGTCAACAACGTGTCGTTCCGGGTCGATCAGGGCGAGATCCTCGGCCTGATCGGCCCCAACGGCTCGGGCAAGAGCACGATCTTCAACATGCTCTCCGGTACGCTGGCGCCGACTTCCGGATCGATCCTGTTCGCCGGGCACGAGATCGCGGGCCTCGCGCCGCACCGGATCATCAACCGCGGCATCGGCCGCACCTTCCAGATTCCGCGGCCGTTCCGCCGTCTGACGATTTTCGAGAACGTCGCGCTCGCCGGCTTCTACGGTCAGGGCCGGCACAGCCGCGCCAAGGCCGAGGAGGCGGCCGAGCGGTCGCTCGCGATGGTCGGCTTGCCCACGGATCGCCACGCCAGCGTCGATGGCCTAGGCGCGGCCAGCTTGAAGAAGCTCGAACTCGCCAAGGCGCTCGCCACCGCGCCAAAGCTGCTGCTCGCCGACGAGAGCCTCGGCGGCCTCGACGAGACCGAGATGGATCAGGCGGCCGACATGCTGCGCAACATCCGCGACGAGCTCGGCATCACCATCATATGGGTCGAGCACATCATGGGCGTCTTGATGCGCGTGGTCGACCGCGTCATGGTGCTCGACCACGGCGAGAAGATCTCGGAGGGATTGCCGAGCGCGGTTGCTGGCGACCCGCGCGTGATCGAGGTCTATCTCGGCACGGATGCCGAGACCACCCAGGCCGCGGCGGCGGAAGCGCGCCGCCGCGCCGGAGGCTAG
- a CDS encoding ABC transporter ATP-binding protein translates to MLELRSVNAGYATFQALFDVNLDVKASEAVGVIGPNGAGKTTLMRVISGLIRPSRGSITMEGVDVVATPPHKIVSLGIAHVPENRRLFPQLSIDDNLKMGAFMKEARGHYAERLDVVFELFPRLKERRHQMAGTMSGGEQQMCAIGRALMSNPKLLLLDEPSAGLAPVVVQQVFELVKRIRASGLTVLIVEQNVQQVLRVVDRAYLIEAGTIRASGTSAEMLASDTVKEAYLGV, encoded by the coding sequence ATGCTGGAGCTTCGATCCGTCAACGCTGGCTATGCCACGTTCCAGGCTTTGTTCGACGTCAATCTCGACGTGAAGGCCAGCGAGGCCGTCGGCGTCATCGGTCCGAACGGCGCCGGCAAGACCACCCTGATGCGCGTCATCTCCGGCCTGATCCGCCCCTCGCGCGGTTCGATCACGATGGAGGGCGTCGATGTCGTGGCGACGCCGCCGCACAAGATCGTCAGCCTCGGGATTGCGCATGTGCCGGAGAACCGGCGACTGTTTCCGCAGCTCTCGATCGACGACAATCTGAAGATGGGCGCCTTCATGAAGGAGGCGCGCGGCCACTACGCCGAGCGGCTGGACGTCGTGTTCGAGCTGTTTCCGCGCCTGAAGGAGCGCCGCCACCAGATGGCCGGCACCATGTCCGGCGGCGAGCAGCAGATGTGCGCGATCGGCCGGGCGCTGATGTCGAATCCAAAGCTCTTGCTGCTCGACGAGCCATCCGCAGGGCTTGCACCGGTGGTGGTGCAGCAGGTGTTCGAACTGGTGAAGCGCATTCGCGCCAGCGGGCTGACGGTGCTGATCGTCGAGCAGAACGTGCAGCAGGTGCTCCGCGTGGTCGACCGCGCCTATCTGATCGAGGCCGGCACGATCCGCGCCTCGGGCACCTCGGCGGAGATGCTGGCGAGCGACACGGTTAAGGAAGCGTATCTCGGGGTGTGA
- a CDS encoding branched-chain amino acid ABC transporter permease gives MQAFLDIFDIYLLEAVINGILLGGVLALLALGLNLIFGVIDVTWICYAELVMIGMYAMYFMVQYYGLSYFIAAPFTILLVAILGAALHYLVIAPLLTAPPINQLLATGGVLFVLQSFATVAFGIDFRNLGIRLPVLAFGDMHFSYARLLSFLAALVGMVAVYLFMTRTFTGTAIRAISQDRQIMALMGVDTRRIYLITSALGGALAGLAACLLVLQYDVHPFVGLSFGPITFLICVLGGLGNFIGGFIAAFVFAEIISLGGLFSDLEWGYVLAFAFFIVMMFIRPAGLLARRR, from the coding sequence ATGCAGGCATTCCTGGACATTTTCGACATCTACCTGCTGGAGGCCGTGATCAACGGCATCCTGCTCGGCGGCGTGCTGGCGCTGCTCGCGCTCGGGCTCAACCTGATCTTCGGCGTCATCGACGTGACCTGGATCTGCTACGCCGAGCTCGTGATGATCGGCATGTACGCCATGTATTTCATGGTGCAGTATTACGGCCTCAGCTATTTCATCGCCGCGCCGTTCACCATTCTACTCGTCGCGATCCTCGGCGCAGCGCTGCACTACCTCGTGATCGCGCCGCTGCTGACCGCGCCGCCGATCAATCAGCTGCTCGCGACGGGTGGGGTGCTGTTCGTGCTCCAGAGCTTTGCCACCGTCGCCTTCGGCATCGACTTTCGCAATCTCGGCATCCGCCTGCCGGTGCTCGCCTTCGGCGACATGCATTTCAGCTACGCACGGCTGCTGTCCTTTCTGGCCGCGCTGGTCGGCATGGTCGCAGTTTACCTCTTCATGACGCGCACCTTCACTGGCACCGCGATCCGCGCCATCTCGCAGGATCGGCAGATCATGGCGCTGATGGGTGTCGATACTCGACGCATCTACCTCATCACCTCCGCGCTCGGCGGCGCGCTGGCCGGGCTCGCCGCTTGCCTGCTGGTTCTGCAATATGACGTGCATCCCTTCGTCGGTCTGTCGTTCGGGCCGATCACCTTCCTGATCTGCGTGCTCGGCGGTCTCGGCAATTTCATCGGCGGCTTCATCGCCGCCTTCGTGTTCGCCGAGATCATATCGCTCGGCGGCCTGTTCTCCGACCTCGAATGGGGTTATGTGCTCGCCTTCGCCTTCTTCATCGTCATGATGTTCATCCGGCCTGCGGGCCTGCTTGCGAGGCGCCGATGA
- a CDS encoding branched-chain amino acid ABC transporter permease, which produces MMGQGRLVAWAIGLAALIALPFVYRDPYHLHILVLILIWSFAYTSWSMMGRFGLVSLGHGGFMGIGAYVTALLWNHLDVSPWIGIPIGMVAAGVLALIVGYPCFRFRITGHYFVLVTLALSGIVLQVITATRDYTGGSLGYTPNRASGNKLLALQFDDKTTWYLIALGVWLAGIIVWHLIDRSMSRYALEAISEDEDAAAAAGVDVTAEKLKITLISALMTALAGAIYCQYQMFITPDTVSGIAVSLQMVFAAIVGGLFVSLGPTVGAVITILLAETLRIGFGTKAVGWDNLVYGVLLVLFIIFLPKGILGSVLDRLKPKRKVSRAHEQEAVEIARPGT; this is translated from the coding sequence ATGATGGGGCAGGGCCGGCTTGTGGCGTGGGCAATCGGGCTTGCAGCGTTGATCGCGTTGCCCTTCGTCTATCGCGATCCCTATCATCTGCACATCCTGGTGCTGATCCTGATCTGGTCGTTCGCCTACACGTCCTGGTCGATGATGGGACGGTTCGGCCTGGTTTCGCTCGGCCATGGCGGCTTCATGGGAATTGGCGCCTATGTCACGGCGCTGCTCTGGAATCATCTGGACGTATCGCCCTGGATCGGCATCCCTATAGGCATGGTCGCGGCCGGTGTGCTGGCGCTGATCGTCGGCTATCCCTGCTTCCGCTTCCGCATCACCGGGCACTATTTCGTGCTGGTGACGCTGGCGCTCTCCGGCATCGTGCTCCAGGTCATCACGGCGACGCGCGATTACACCGGCGGCTCGCTCGGCTACACGCCGAACCGCGCGTCGGGGAACAAGCTGCTGGCGCTGCAATTCGACGACAAGACGACCTGGTATCTGATCGCGCTTGGGGTATGGCTCGCGGGCATTATTGTCTGGCACTTGATCGACCGCAGCATGAGCCGCTACGCGCTGGAGGCGATCTCCGAGGATGAGGACGCCGCGGCCGCCGCCGGCGTCGACGTCACCGCAGAAAAGCTGAAGATCACGCTGATCAGCGCTTTGATGACGGCGCTGGCGGGTGCGATCTACTGCCAGTACCAGATGTTCATCACGCCCGACACGGTCAGCGGCATCGCGGTGTCGCTTCAGATGGTGTTCGCGGCCATCGTCGGCGGCCTCTTCGTCTCGCTTGGTCCGACCGTCGGCGCCGTCATCACCATCCTGCTCGCGGAGACCCTGCGCATCGGCTTCGGCACCAAGGCGGTCGGCTGGGACAACCTCGTCTATGGCGTGCTGCTCGTCCTTTTCATCATATTCCTTCCGAAGGGCATCCTTGGTAGCGTGCTCGACCGATTGAAGCCGAAACGCAAGGTGTCCCGCGCTCATGAGCAAGAAGCCGTCGAAATCGCTCGCCCAGGAACTTGA
- a CDS encoding polyphosphate kinase 2 family protein, producing the protein MSKKPSKSLAQELDRYITPFRHDGSGKFHLKAHKTDEKGGLDKEKAQEILEANKKRLVEFQEKLYAQDRWSVLIVLQGMDAGGKDSAIKAIFEGINPQGCEVHPFKQPSSRELDHDFLWRHVIALPERGHIGIFNRSHYEECLVARVHPEILAKEKLPPKLVTRNIWAERFEDISAFERYLSRNGTVVLKFFLNLSKGEQRQRFLDRLEDPSKQWKFSLDDIKERALWPRYQAVYQDIVRHTATSHAPWYVVPADHKWFARVVIGSVIVAALERLDLRFPRADKASLGEFDEVRKALEREGKGSGKR; encoded by the coding sequence ATGAGCAAGAAGCCGTCGAAATCGCTCGCCCAGGAACTTGACCGCTACATCACACCATTCCGCCATGACGGGTCCGGCAAGTTTCACCTGAAGGCGCACAAGACCGACGAGAAGGGCGGTCTCGACAAGGAGAAGGCGCAGGAGATTCTCGAGGCCAACAAGAAGCGCCTCGTCGAATTCCAGGAGAAGCTCTATGCCCAGGACCGCTGGTCAGTCTTGATTGTGCTTCAGGGCATGGATGCGGGCGGCAAGGACTCCGCGATCAAGGCAATCTTCGAGGGCATCAACCCGCAGGGCTGCGAGGTCCACCCCTTCAAGCAGCCGAGCAGCAGGGAGCTCGATCATGATTTCCTCTGGCGCCACGTGATCGCGCTGCCGGAACGCGGCCATATCGGCATCTTCAACCGCTCCCATTACGAGGAATGCCTGGTGGCGCGCGTGCATCCCGAGATCCTCGCCAAGGAGAAGCTGCCGCCGAAGCTCGTGACCAGGAACATCTGGGCGGAGCGGTTCGAGGACATCTCCGCCTTCGAGCGCTACCTCTCGCGCAACGGCACGGTGGTGCTGAAATTTTTCCTCAATCTCTCCAAGGGGGAGCAGCGCCAGCGCTTCCTCGACCGGCTGGAGGATCCGTCCAAGCAGTGGAAGTTCTCCTTGGATGATATCAAGGAGCGGGCGTTGTGGCCGCGCTATCAGGCGGTGTATCAGGATATCGTCCGGCACACGGCCACGTCCCATGCGCCGTGGTATGTCGTGCCGGCCGACCACAAATGGTTTGCACGCGTCGTGATCGGTTCGGTGATTGTCGCGGCGCTCGAACGGCTCGACCTGCGCTTTCCCCGCGCCGACAAGGCCTCGCTGGGTGAGTTCGACGAGGTGCGCAAGGCGCTGGAGCGCGAGGGGAAGGGGAGCGGAAAGCGGTGA